One window of the Chryseobacterium camelliae genome contains the following:
- a CDS encoding 3-hydroxybutyryl-CoA dehydrogenase yields MQNIVVIGAGTMGNGIAHTFAQSGFKVNLVDVSQEALDRGLKTITTNLDRIIAKGNLTEEQKAETLGNITTFTALQEAAGNADLIVEAATENQDLKLKIFGQMDEFAPEHCILATNTSSISITKIAAATKRADKVIGMHFMNPVPIMKLVEIIKGYSTSKETFDAVYDMSKTLGKVPVEVNDYPGFVANRILMPMINESIETLYNGVAGVEEIDTVMKLGMAHPMGPLQLADFIGLDVCLAILNVMYDGFKNPKYAPNPLLVNMVMAGKLGVKSGEGFYDYAESKKAEKVSKMFLK; encoded by the coding sequence ATTCAGAACATTGTAGTTATCGGTGCAGGAACCATGGGGAACGGTATTGCACATACCTTTGCGCAAAGCGGTTTTAAAGTTAATCTGGTAGATGTATCCCAGGAAGCTTTGGACAGAGGCCTGAAAACGATCACCACCAATCTTGACAGAATAATTGCAAAGGGAAACCTTACCGAAGAACAGAAAGCAGAAACATTAGGCAATATCACCACTTTTACAGCGCTTCAGGAAGCAGCAGGAAATGCTGACCTGATTGTGGAAGCGGCTACGGAAAACCAGGACCTGAAACTGAAAATCTTCGGGCAGATGGATGAGTTCGCTCCGGAGCATTGTATTCTGGCAACCAATACATCCTCTATTTCCATTACCAAAATTGCTGCAGCTACCAAAAGAGCGGATAAAGTGATCGGGATGCACTTTATGAATCCGGTTCCTATCATGAAGCTGGTGGAAATCATCAAGGGGTATTCCACTTCAAAAGAAACGTTTGATGCTGTATATGACATGAGCAAAACCTTAGGGAAAGTGCCTGTAGAGGTAAATGACTACCCTGGATTTGTAGCCAACAGAATTTTAATGCCGATGATCAATGAGTCTATTGAAACATTGTACAATGGCGTAGCAGGCGTGGAAGAAATTGACACGGTCATGAAACTGGGAATGGCCCATCCGATGGGACCGCTTCAGCTGGCAGATTTTATCGGGCTGGATGTTTGCCTGGCCATCCTGAACGTAATGTATGACGGCTTTAAAAACCCTAAATATGCTCCGAACCCATTATTGGTCAACATGGTGATGGCAGGAAAACTGGGCGTAAAATCCGGGGAGGGATTCTATGATTATGCTGAAAGCAAAAAGGCGGAAAAAGTGTCCAAAATGTTTTTAAAATAG
- the bla-A gene encoding CGA/CIA family class A beta-lactamase — translation MKKISLLTLLFSIWTFGQQTVLNQKIQSIISNKKATVGISVLGFENGFAYHKNADQKLPMQSVFKFHIAVAVLNIVDQGKLSLDQKIPLNASNLLKNTWSPLRDRYPDGNPGVPVSEILEMTVAKSDNNGCDILLNLLGGTDTVQKFMDSKGVKDFQIRYSEAQMHKDWNAQYSNYTTAESATDVLKKFYDGKLLSEKSTAYLMKIMLSTSTGMNKIVEQLPKNTPVARKTGASGKNNAGLTGAENEIAIVTLPNGNHYAIAVLVSDSTESDAVNCRMISDISKAVWDDLNK, via the coding sequence ATGAAAAAAATAAGCCTGCTCACCCTCCTGTTTTCCATCTGGACATTTGGCCAGCAAACCGTTCTGAACCAGAAGATACAATCCATCATCAGCAATAAAAAAGCCACCGTAGGCATTTCTGTCCTGGGTTTTGAAAATGGGTTTGCCTATCATAAAAATGCAGATCAAAAACTACCCATGCAGAGTGTCTTCAAGTTTCACATTGCAGTTGCGGTCCTGAATATTGTGGATCAGGGGAAGCTGTCACTGGATCAGAAAATTCCGCTTAATGCCTCCAATCTGCTTAAAAACACCTGGTCTCCGCTCAGAGACCGGTATCCGGATGGAAATCCGGGTGTTCCGGTGAGTGAAATCCTGGAAATGACTGTAGCCAAAAGCGACAATAATGGCTGTGATATCCTGCTTAATCTCCTGGGAGGAACAGATACTGTTCAGAAGTTCATGGACTCCAAAGGTGTAAAAGACTTTCAAATCCGTTATAGTGAAGCGCAAATGCACAAAGACTGGAATGCCCAATATTCTAATTATACTACAGCAGAATCTGCCACTGATGTTCTTAAAAAGTTCTATGACGGAAAACTGCTGTCTGAAAAGTCCACCGCTTATTTGATGAAAATAATGCTTTCCACCTCAACAGGGATGAATAAAATAGTAGAGCAGCTCCCGAAGAATACACCTGTGGCCAGAAAAACGGGAGCTTCAGGAAAAAACAATGCGGGATTAACCGGTGCTGAAAATGAAATTGCCATTGTCACTTTACCGAATGGAAACCATTACGCAATCGCCGTACTGGTAAGTGATTCAACAGAATCTGATGCGGTGAACTGCAGGATGATCTCAGATATTTCCAAAGCCGTCTGGGATGATTTGAATAAGTAA
- a CDS encoding DUF5362 family protein, which produces MDNQSPFEQFDELRIDASGKLFLAEAAKWTTFLAILGYIGIGFMILAAVFMMFVGASMSSYNSMMPMGGGMVFSLVYLVIAALYFIPVNYLYRFGSNMKTAINSNNQASLTKAFEYLKSHYKFIGILTIVMMGLYILAIIAGMFMGIAGMGNIR; this is translated from the coding sequence ATGGACAATCAATCTCCTTTTGAACAATTTGACGAACTCAGAATTGATGCTTCAGGCAAACTTTTTCTTGCTGAGGCAGCGAAATGGACTACTTTTCTGGCCATCTTAGGGTATATCGGCATCGGGTTTATGATCCTGGCTGCCGTATTCATGATGTTTGTAGGTGCCTCTATGAGTTCTTACAACAGCATGATGCCTATGGGAGGCGGAATGGTATTTTCACTGGTCTATCTCGTAATAGCAGCGTTATATTTCATTCCGGTCAATTACCTGTACAGGTTCGGTTCCAATATGAAAACAGCTATCAATTCCAATAACCAGGCAAGCCTGACCAAAGCGTTTGAGTACCTTAAATCGCATTATAAGTTTATCGGCATCCTTACGATTGTCATGATGGGACTTTACATTTTAGCCATTATTGCAGGCATGTTTATGGGGATTGCCGGAATGGGTAATATCAGATAA